In the genome of Actinomadura graeca, one region contains:
- a CDS encoding MMPL family transporter, giving the protein MIAGRRTKWAVLALWIVLLAALGPLAGKLGDVEKNDAAAWLPGGAESTQVVELQEKFRKDETMLAVVVYERPGGITAADKAKATSDLPGLEKLPGAQKAQGPFPSKDGKALQTLVPFTDQDVTGAIDGARDLVKRGPPGLNAHVTGPAGGGADMFAVFETLDGFLLMAAGIVVIVLLLIIYRSPMLWFVPVLSAVFALGLAQSVVYLLAKNAGLTVNGQSAGILTVLVFGVATDYALLLVARYREELHRHEDRHEAMAYALHRAAPAIVASAATVAVGLLCLMLADMNSTAGMGPVAAAGVMTALASMVTLLPALLVIFGRWLFWPLVPRYDAKYLEPEAYESEHGIWSRVAGLVGKHPRALWALTSVGLLALTFGLGSLKAEGLSDAGQFTGRPDSVVGAEIVSKHYPAGSGAPAVVIGKASEAGPLGAAIQKTSGIAEVGKPVTAGGLVQYEATLRDSADSKAAQDTIDRLRDVAHSVPSADAKVGGTTATALDIKRASDRDNKVIIPIVLAVVFLILILLLRALVAPLLMMGTVVLSFLASLGACALVFRHGFGFEGTDTGFPLLAFIFLVALGVDYNIFLMHRVREESQSLGTRRGILRGLTVTGGVITSAGLVLAATFAALATLPLVAMAEMGFVVAFGVLLDTLIVRSLLLPALSYDIGRRIWTPGRLSKHHTAPEEPRVLDPIG; this is encoded by the coding sequence TTGATCGCCGGACGGCGCACCAAGTGGGCCGTGCTGGCCCTGTGGATCGTCCTGCTGGCCGCCCTCGGGCCCCTGGCCGGCAAGCTCGGCGACGTCGAGAAGAACGACGCGGCGGCATGGCTCCCGGGCGGGGCCGAGTCGACACAGGTCGTCGAACTTCAGGAGAAGTTCCGCAAGGACGAGACCATGCTCGCCGTGGTCGTCTACGAGCGGCCGGGCGGGATCACCGCCGCGGACAAGGCCAAGGCCACGTCCGACCTTCCCGGGCTTGAGAAGCTTCCCGGCGCGCAGAAGGCGCAGGGACCGTTCCCGTCCAAGGACGGCAAGGCCCTGCAGACCCTCGTGCCCTTCACCGACCAGGACGTGACCGGTGCCATCGACGGTGCGCGCGATCTCGTCAAGCGAGGGCCGCCCGGGTTGAACGCGCACGTCACCGGCCCCGCCGGCGGCGGCGCCGACATGTTCGCGGTCTTCGAGACCCTCGACGGCTTCCTGCTCATGGCCGCCGGCATCGTCGTGATCGTCCTGCTCCTGATCATCTACCGCAGCCCGATGCTGTGGTTCGTCCCCGTCCTGAGCGCGGTGTTCGCCCTCGGGCTCGCGCAGTCGGTCGTCTACCTGCTGGCCAAGAACGCGGGCCTGACCGTGAACGGGCAGAGCGCCGGGATCCTGACCGTCCTGGTCTTCGGCGTCGCCACCGACTACGCGCTCCTGCTCGTCGCCCGCTACCGCGAGGAACTGCACCGGCACGAGGACCGGCACGAGGCCATGGCGTACGCGCTGCACCGCGCCGCGCCCGCCATCGTCGCCTCCGCGGCCACCGTCGCGGTGGGCCTGCTGTGCCTGATGCTCGCCGACATGAACTCCACCGCCGGGATGGGCCCGGTCGCCGCCGCGGGCGTCATGACCGCGCTGGCCTCCATGGTGACGCTCCTGCCCGCCCTTCTCGTCATCTTCGGACGCTGGCTGTTCTGGCCGCTCGTCCCCCGGTACGACGCGAAGTACCTGGAGCCTGAGGCGTACGAGTCGGAGCACGGCATCTGGAGCCGCGTCGCCGGCCTCGTGGGCAAGCACCCGCGCGCGCTCTGGGCCCTCACGTCCGTCGGACTGCTCGCCCTCACGTTCGGTCTCGGCTCGCTCAAGGCAGAAGGGCTCTCGGACGCGGGCCAGTTCACCGGACGTCCCGACTCCGTGGTCGGCGCCGAGATCGTCTCCAAGCACTACCCCGCCGGTTCCGGCGCCCCCGCGGTCGTCATCGGCAAGGCGTCCGAGGCGGGCCCCCTGGGCGCGGCCATACAGAAGACCTCTGGAATCGCCGAGGTCGGCAAGCCCGTCACCGCGGGCGGTCTCGTCCAGTACGAGGCGACCCTGCGCGACTCGGCCGACAGCAAGGCCGCGCAGGACACCATCGACCGGCTGCGCGACGTGGCGCACTCCGTCCCGTCCGCGGACGCGAAGGTGGGCGGCACCACGGCCACGGCCCTGGACATCAAGCGGGCCTCCGACCGCGACAACAAGGTCATCATCCCGATCGTGCTGGCCGTGGTGTTCCTGATCCTCATCCTGCTGCTGCGCGCCCTGGTCGCGCCGCTGCTGATGATGGGCACCGTCGTCCTGTCGTTCCTCGCCTCGCTCGGCGCCTGCGCCCTGGTCTTCCGGCACGGCTTCGGCTTCGAGGGGACCGACACCGGCTTCCCCCTGCTGGCCTTCATCTTCCTGGTCGCGCTCGGGGTCGACTACAACATCTTCCTGATGCACCGCGTCCGCGAGGAGTCGCAGAGCCTCGGCACGCGCCGCGGGATCCTGCGCGGCCTCACCGTCACCGGCGGCGTCATCACCTCCGCCGGGCTGGTCCTCGCCGCCACCTTCGCCGCGCTCGCGACGCTGCCGCTGGTGGCGATGGCCGAGATGGGCTTCGTGGTCGCGTTCGGCGTCCTGCTCGACACGCTGATCGTCCGGTCCCTGCTGCTGCCCGCCCTGTCATACGACATCGGACGGCGCATCTGGACCCCTGGCCGCCTCTCCAAGCACCACACGGCGCCCGAGGAGCCCCGCGTCCTCGACCCGATCGGCTGA